One segment of Chitinivibrionales bacterium DNA contains the following:
- a CDS encoding prepilin-type N-terminal cleavage/methylation domain-containing protein — MMNRVHEHRRPFCRGVTLLELMVAIAVSGLIVTIVYTSWAFISRHTASNKKQTQFRVETENAARRILSQIRRSSRVLYFDETSVAFITPSSGDTGRYVYDGETLLYNGDSLSFLSADIFVTDFLVEKEEEDDLTATSDILLKVYFRFEDNRGNESIFELQTMAHYSQEVADEFNMGFW, encoded by the coding sequence ATGATGAATCGAGTTCACGAGCATAGAAGGCCTTTTTGCCGCGGGGTAACGCTTCTGGAACTGATGGTGGCGATAGCGGTGAGCGGACTTATCGTAACGATCGTCTATACTTCATGGGCCTTTATCTCCCGCCATACTGCCTCAAATAAAAAACAAACCCAGTTTCGGGTAGAGACTGAAAATGCGGCGCGGCGAATACTGTCTCAAATACGGCGTTCATCACGGGTATTATATTTCGATGAAACCTCTGTCGCCTTTATAACACCTTCAAGCGGTGATACGGGACGGTATGTTTATGATGGCGAAACACTCTTATATAACGGCGATTCATTGTCCTTTCTTTCGGCTGATATCTTTGTAACCGATTTTCTGGTCGAAAAGGAGGAAGAAGATGATCTTACTGCAACATCAGATATCCTGCTCAAAGTCTATTTCCGCTTTGAAGACAATAGAGGTAATGAAAGCATATTCGAACTTCAGACAATGGCCCACTATTCCCAGGAAGTGGCAGATGAATTCAATATGGGGTTCTGGTAA